A stretch of Streptococcus sp. oral taxon 061 DNA encodes these proteins:
- a CDS encoding YgcG family protein encodes MKKDRLLKNPFLVRLLGLLMAFFFLSAFTAPEKPDYGIYDPNHYLTEEVVTQIRDLNEANSQKAEKLQIGVYIVDNLEGESIETVANETARAWKIGYSGDDFGSLIVVAVQDRKSRIETSNNTAIRITDYQTKQILAASRTDFKNGDYSKGILAIAKGLDNQFYRGSGTFPSDESSEIKRYSDSISGKKSSRNSSSSSRRKNSAPMDNVFGVGIIIYFIIVFIAIIRGGGGGRGGDSSDGGWWFSDSSDSGSSWSDSGSDSSSSWDGGGFDGGGSSDDW; translated from the coding sequence ATGAAAAAAGATAGATTGTTAAAGAATCCATTCTTAGTGCGTCTACTTGGATTGCTGATGGCATTTTTCTTCCTATCAGCATTCACTGCACCTGAAAAACCAGACTACGGTATTTATGACCCAAATCATTATTTGACAGAGGAAGTAGTTACTCAGATTCGTGATTTGAATGAAGCCAATAGTCAAAAGGCAGAAAAGCTTCAAATAGGTGTCTATATCGTAGACAATCTGGAAGGAGAAAGCATTGAAACGGTAGCAAATGAAACCGCTAGGGCTTGGAAGATTGGCTATTCAGGCGATGATTTTGGAAGCCTCATTGTAGTAGCTGTCCAAGACCGTAAATCAAGAATTGAAACCAGTAATAACACCGCCATTAGGATAACAGATTATCAAACCAAGCAGATCTTGGCAGCCAGCCGTACAGATTTTAAAAATGGGGACTATAGTAAGGGAATTCTAGCGATTGCCAAAGGCTTGGACAATCAGTTTTATAGAGGAAGTGGAACATTTCCATCTGATGAATCCTCTGAAATCAAACGTTATTCTGATAGCATCAGTGGGAAAAAATCGAGTCGCAATAGTAGCTCGTCCAGTCGTCGTAAGAACAGTGCCCCTATGGACAATGTGTTCGGAGTCGGGATAATCATTTATTTCATTATCGTATTTATAGCCATTATTAGAGGCGGCGGAGGTGGCCGAGGAGGAGATTCCTCTGATGGAGGATGGTGGTTTAGTGACTCTTCCGACTCAGGTTCATCTTGGTCCGACTCAGGATCAGACTCCTCTAGTAGCTGGGACGGCGGAGGCTTCGATGGCGGAGGCTCATCCGATGATTGGTAA
- a CDS encoding LemA family protein encodes MKNKGIIYVLGILLAIILLGGCSVVGTYNDLVSEQTKVEQAQADVATALQRRSDLIGNLVESVKGQMNHETEVFTQIAEARAKIGTGSVTSKENQEAQGELSSAISRLISLTENYPELKSNQNVEQLMTELAGSENRIFVARKDYNKVATEYNQKLRSFPAVLFANMMNFKEAETFKESEEAKTAPKVDFSTSTTKE; translated from the coding sequence ATGAAAAATAAAGGAATTATTTATGTGTTGGGCATTTTGCTGGCTATTATCTTACTTGGCGGTTGCTCAGTAGTAGGCACTTATAACGATCTTGTCTCAGAACAAACCAAGGTCGAACAAGCACAGGCAGATGTAGCGACAGCCCTTCAACGTCGTTCAGACTTGATAGGAAATTTGGTAGAGTCTGTAAAGGGACAGATGAACCATGAGACAGAAGTCTTTACCCAAATCGCAGAAGCACGAGCAAAAATTGGCACCGGATCAGTGACTTCAAAAGAGAACCAAGAAGCTCAAGGAGAGTTGAGCTCGGCTATCTCACGTTTGATTTCGCTAACAGAAAACTATCCAGAATTGAAGAGCAATCAAAACGTTGAACAACTCATGACGGAGTTGGCTGGAAGTGAAAACCGTATCTTTGTAGCTCGCAAGGATTACAACAAAGTGGCAACAGAATACAATCAAAAATTAAGAAGCTTCCCAGCAGTTCTTTTCGCTAACATGATGAACTTTAAAGAGGCAGAAACCTTTAAAGAAAGCGAAGAAGCCAAGACAGCTCCAAAGGTTGATTTTAGCACTTCTACAACTAAAGAATAG
- the secA gene encoding preprotein translocase subunit SecA produces the protein MANLLKTIIENDKGELRRLEKMADKVLKYADEMAALTDEQLQAKTEEFKQRYQNGETLDQLLYEAFAVVREGAKRVLGLFPYKVQVMGGIVLHHGDVPEMRTGEGKTLTATMPVYLNALSGKGVHVVTVNEYLTERDATEMGELYSWLGLSVGINLAAKSPMEKKEAYLCDITYSTNSEIGFDYLRDNMVVRAENMVQRPLNYALVDEVDSILIDEARTPLIVSGANAVETSQLYHMADHFVKSLDKDDYIIDIQSKTIGLSDSGIDKAESYFKLENLYDIENVALTHFIDNALRANYIMILDIDYVVSEEQEILIVDQFTGRTMEGRRYSDGLHQAIEAKEGVPIQDETKTSASITYQNLFRMYKKLAGMTGTGKTEEEEFREIYNIRVIPIPTNRPIQRIDHSDLLYASLDAKFKAVVEDVKARYQKGQPVLVGTVAVETSDFLSKKLVEAGVPHEVLNAKNHYREAQIIMNAGQRGAITIATNMAGRGTDIKLGEGVRELGGLCVIGTERHESRRIDNQLRGRSGRQGDPGESQFYLSLEDDLMKRFGSERLKGVFERLNMSDEAIESRMLTRQVEAAQKRVEGNNYDTRKQVLQYDDVMREQREIIYAQRYDVITADRDLAPEIHAMIRRTIGRIVDGHARSKQDEKLEAILNFAKYNLLPEDSISLSDLEGLSDQAIKDELYQRALKVYDSQVAKLRDEEAVKEFQKVLILRVVDNKWTDHIDALDQLRNAVGLRGYAQNNPVVEYQAEGFRMFNDMIGSIEFDVTRLMMKAQIHEQERPQTEHHISTTATRNIAAQQTSLPADLDLSQVKRNDLCPCGSGKKFKNCHGKRR, from the coding sequence ATGGCAAATTTATTAAAAACAATCATCGAAAATGATAAAGGGGAACTCCGCCGCTTAGAAAAGATGGCTGATAAAGTCCTCAAATACGCAGATGAAATGGCTGCTTTGACAGACGAGCAGTTGCAAGCTAAGACAGAAGAATTTAAGCAACGTTATCAAAATGGTGAAACGCTTGATCAACTCTTGTACGAAGCCTTTGCGGTTGTACGTGAGGGAGCTAAGCGTGTTCTTGGACTCTTCCCATACAAGGTTCAGGTTATGGGTGGTATCGTTCTTCACCACGGTGACGTTCCAGAAATGCGTACAGGGGAAGGGAAAACCTTGACAGCGACAATGCCTGTTTACCTAAATGCTCTTTCAGGTAAAGGTGTACACGTAGTTACCGTCAACGAATACCTTACAGAACGTGACGCGACTGAGATGGGTGAGTTGTACTCATGGCTTGGTTTGTCAGTTGGGATTAACCTAGCTGCAAAATCTCCAATGGAGAAAAAAGAAGCTTATCTCTGTGACATTACGTATTCAACAAACTCAGAAATTGGTTTCGACTATCTTCGTGATAACATGGTGGTTCGTGCGGAGAACATGGTTCAACGCCCACTTAACTATGCCTTGGTCGATGAGGTTGACTCTATCTTGATCGACGAAGCTCGTACACCATTGATCGTTTCAGGAGCTAATGCAGTTGAAACAAGTCAACTCTACCACATGGCTGACCATTTTGTGAAGTCTTTGGATAAAGATGACTACATCATTGATATTCAGTCTAAGACAATCGGTTTGTCTGACTCAGGTATTGACAAGGCTGAAAGCTACTTCAAACTAGAAAACCTTTATGATATCGAAAATGTGGCTTTGACTCACTTTATCGACAACGCCCTTCGTGCCAACTACATCATGATTCTTGATATTGACTATGTGGTCAGCGAAGAACAAGAAATCTTGATTGTCGACCAATTTACAGGTCGTACCATGGAAGGTCGTCGTTACTCTGATGGTTTGCACCAAGCGATTGAAGCTAAAGAAGGTGTGCCAATCCAAGATGAAACCAAGACATCAGCATCGATTACCTACCAAAACCTTTTCCGTATGTATAAAAAATTGGCAGGTATGACTGGTACTGGTAAAACAGAAGAAGAAGAATTCCGCGAAATCTACAACATCCGTGTTATTCCAATTCCTACTAACCGTCCGATCCAACGTATCGACCATTCAGACCTTCTTTACGCTAGTCTCGATGCAAAATTCAAGGCTGTCGTTGAAGATGTTAAGGCGCGTTACCAAAAAGGTCAGCCTGTCTTGGTAGGTACTGTTGCCGTTGAAACCAGTGATTTTCTTTCTAAAAAATTGGTTGAAGCAGGCGTACCTCACGAAGTATTGAATGCTAAGAACCACTACAGAGAAGCGCAAATCATCATGAATGCTGGTCAACGTGGTGCTATCACTATCGCAACCAACATGGCCGGTCGTGGTACCGATATTAAGCTTGGTGAAGGTGTTCGTGAGCTTGGTGGACTTTGTGTTATCGGTACAGAGCGTCATGAGAGCCGTCGTATCGATAATCAGCTTCGTGGACGTTCAGGTCGTCAAGGTGACCCAGGTGAGTCACAATTCTACTTGTCGCTTGAAGATGATTTGATGAAACGTTTTGGTTCAGAACGTTTGAAAGGTGTCTTTGAACGTCTTAATATGTCTGACGAAGCCATCGAATCTCGTATGTTGACACGTCAGGTCGAAGCAGCGCAAAAACGTGTTGAAGGAAACAACTACGATACTCGTAAACAAGTCCTTCAATATGACGATGTCATGCGTGAACAACGTGAGATTATCTACGCGCAACGTTATGATGTCATCACTGCAGATCGTGACTTGGCTCCTGAGATTCATGCTATGATTCGTCGTACGATTGGACGTATTGTAGATGGCCATGCTCGTTCTAAACAAGATGAAAAACTCGAAGCAATCTTGAACTTTGCGAAGTACAATTTGCTTCCAGAAGATTCAATTTCACTTTCAGACCTAGAAGGTTTATCAGACCAAGCTATCAAGGATGAATTATACCAACGTGCATTGAAAGTCTACGATAGCCAAGTTGCTAAACTTCGTGACGAAGAAGCAGTGAAAGAATTCCAGAAAGTCTTGATTCTACGTGTTGTAGATAACAAGTGGACTGACCATATCGATGCCCTTGATCAGTTGAGAAATGCTGTTGGTCTTCGTGGTTATGCACAAAACAACCCTGTCGTGGAATATCAAGCGGAAGGCTTCCGTATGTTTAATGATATGATTGGTTCGATTGAGTTTGATGTGACTCGCTTGATGATGAAAGCACAAATTCATGAACAAGAACGACCACAAACCGAACATCATATTAGTACGACAGCAACTCGAAATATTGCTGCGCAACAAACAAGTCTTCCAGCTGATTTGGACCTCAGTCAAGTAAAACGTAATGACTTATGCCCATGTGGATCTGGTAAGAAATTTAAAAACTGTCACGGTAAACGACGTTAA
- a CDS encoding 3-deoxy-7-phosphoheptulonate synthase has protein sequence MVFTAKSPKINIDEVRSLSKLEGQVLANKLQRDQELEAIIRGEDQRILLVIGPCSSDNEEAVLEYAKRLSKLQEEVKDRVFMVMRVYTAKPRTNGDGYKGLIHQPNAKEAPSLINGIKAVRHLHYRVISETGMTTADEMLYPENLPLVDDLISYMAVGARSVEDQQHRFVASGADFATGFKNPTSGNLNVMFNGIYAAQNKQSFLFLGKEVETTGNPLSHAILRGALNEYGKNIPNYYYDNLMDTIAQYEKMGLENPFIIIDTNHDNSGKQYMEQIRIVRQTLINRDWNEKIKKYVRGFMVESYLEDGRQNEPEVFGKSITDPCLGWENTEALVREIYQRLGD, from the coding sequence ATGGTATTTACAGCAAAAAGCCCTAAAATTAATATTGATGAAGTTCGTAGTTTATCTAAACTAGAAGGACAAGTACTTGCGAACAAACTCCAACGTGATCAAGAGCTTGAAGCAATTATTCGTGGGGAAGACCAACGCATCTTGTTAGTGATTGGTCCTTGCTCGTCTGACAATGAAGAGGCAGTTCTTGAGTATGCCAAGCGTTTGTCAAAACTTCAGGAAGAAGTCAAAGACCGCGTCTTTATGGTCATGCGCGTCTATACTGCTAAACCACGTACTAACGGTGACGGATATAAGGGCTTGATTCACCAACCAAATGCCAAAGAAGCACCTAGCCTCATCAATGGGATCAAGGCAGTTCGTCATTTGCACTACCGTGTTATTTCTGAAACAGGAATGACAACAGCAGATGAGATGTTGTACCCAGAGAACCTTCCTTTGGTAGATGATTTGATTTCTTACATGGCAGTTGGAGCCCGTTCGGTTGAAGACCAACAACACCGTTTTGTAGCTAGTGGAGCAGATTTTGCAACAGGTTTTAAAAATCCAACCTCTGGAAATCTCAATGTTATGTTCAACGGTATTTATGCGGCTCAAAACAAGCAGAGTTTCCTTTTCTTAGGGAAAGAAGTCGAAACTACTGGAAATCCTTTATCGCATGCTATTCTCCGTGGAGCTCTTAACGAGTACGGGAAAAACATTCCAAACTACTACTACGATAATTTGATGGATACTATTGCTCAGTATGAAAAGATGGGCCTTGAAAATCCATTCATTATTATTGATACCAACCATGATAACTCAGGTAAACAGTATATGGAGCAGATTCGTATCGTTCGTCAGACTCTGATTAACCGTGATTGGAATGAAAAGATTAAAAAATATGTCCGTGGTTTCATGGTTGAGTCTTATCTAGAAGACGGTCGTCAAAATGAACCAGAAGTCTTTGGAAAATCTATCACCGATCCATGTCTAGGATGGGAAAATACTGAAGCTCTTGTTCGCGAAATCTACCAAAGACTAGGAGACTAA
- a CDS encoding 3-deoxy-7-phosphoheptulonate synthase: MAFIEKGQEIDIEAIKAETQLSAEALQHKESRDQELADIISGKDDRILLVIGPCSSDNEEAVLEYARRLADLQKKVADKIFMVMRVYTAKPRTNGDGYKGLVHQPDTSKAPSLINGLQAVRQLHYRVITETGLTTADEMLYPANLVLVDDLVSYHAVGARSVEDQEHRFVASGIDAPVGMKNPTSGNLSVMFNAVYAAQNKQTFLFHGQEVETSGNPLAHVILRGALNEYGKNEPNFYYETLLDAIGRYESMGLENPFIMIDTNHDNSGKQYMEQVRIVRQSLLNRDWNEKIKKTVRGFMIESYLADGRQNQPEIFGRSITDPCLGWENTVALVEEIYTTLTK; the protein is encoded by the coding sequence ATGGCATTTATCGAGAAAGGTCAAGAAATCGATATTGAAGCGATTAAGGCGGAAACACAGCTATCTGCAGAAGCATTGCAACATAAGGAAAGTCGTGACCAGGAACTAGCAGATATCATTTCAGGTAAGGATGATCGTATCCTTCTGGTCATTGGGCCTTGTTCGTCTGATAATGAAGAAGCAGTACTTGAGTATGCTCGTCGTTTGGCAGACTTGCAGAAAAAAGTGGCGGATAAGATTTTCATGGTTATGCGTGTATATACTGCAAAGCCACGTACCAATGGAGATGGCTACAAGGGCTTGGTTCATCAGCCAGATACTTCGAAGGCTCCAAGCTTGATTAATGGTTTGCAGGCTGTTCGTCAACTTCATTATCGAGTGATTACAGAAACCGGATTGACTACAGCAGATGAAATGCTGTATCCAGCCAATCTGGTCTTAGTTGATGACTTGGTGAGTTATCATGCAGTAGGTGCGCGTTCAGTAGAAGACCAAGAACACCGTTTTGTAGCTTCGGGAATTGACGCACCAGTAGGGATGAAAAACCCAACTTCTGGGAATCTATCTGTGATGTTTAATGCCGTTTATGCAGCACAAAACAAACAAACCTTTCTCTTTCATGGCCAAGAAGTTGAAACCTCAGGAAATCCCTTGGCTCACGTCATCCTTCGCGGTGCTTTGAATGAATACGGGAAAAATGAACCTAACTTCTACTACGAAACTCTTCTAGATGCTATTGGACGTTACGAGTCTATGGGGCTCGAAAATCCCTTTATCATGATTGATACCAACCATGATAATTCAGGGAAACAATATATGGAGCAAGTTCGAATTGTTCGTCAATCTTTGCTCAATCGTGACTGGAATGAAAAAATCAAGAAGACAGTTCGAGGCTTCATGATTGAATCCTACTTAGCAGATGGTCGCCAAAACCAGCCAGAAATCTTTGGACGTTCCATTACAGACCCATGTTTAGGATGGGAAAACACAGTTGCCTTGGTAGAAGAAATCTATACTACCTTAACAAAATAA
- the acpS gene encoding holo-ACP synthase: MIVGHGIDIEELASIQNAVEKRKGFAQRVLTDKEMERFSSLKGRRQVEYLAGRWSAKEAFSKAMGTGIGKLGFQDLEILNNERGAPYFSKSPFSGKVWLSISHTDQFVTASVILEENHEN; this comes from the coding sequence ATGATAGTTGGACACGGAATTGATATTGAAGAATTAGCTTCCATACAAAATGCAGTTGAAAAAAGAAAAGGTTTTGCCCAGCGTGTCTTGACAGACAAGGAAATGGAGCGCTTTTCCAGTCTCAAAGGTCGCAGACAGGTCGAGTATTTGGCTGGTCGTTGGTCAGCTAAAGAGGCTTTCTCAAAGGCTATGGGAACGGGAATTGGGAAGTTGGGCTTTCAAGACTTGGAAATCTTGAACAATGAAAGAGGAGCTCCCTACTTCAGCAAATCCCCGTTTTCAGGAAAAGTTTGGCTATCAATCAGCCATACAGATCAGTTTGTGACAGCTAGTGTTATTTTGGAGGAGAATCATGAAAACTAG
- the alr gene encoding alanine racemase has protein sequence MKTSPHRPTKALIDLGAIRYNIQQMGAHIPKDTLKWAVVKANAYGHGAVAVATAIQDDVDGFCVSNIDEAIELRQVGIAKKILILGVSEVESLSLAKEYAITLTVAGLGWVQKLIATEPDLAGLTVHLKIDSGMGRIGFRSASEAAQAQTLLKEHGANVEGIFTHFATADEESDSYFKQQLECFKGIIAGLQEVPELVHASNSATTLWHAETIFNAVRMGDSMYGLNPSGQVLELPYELKPALTLGTAIVHVKTVEAGACMGYGATYQADSEQVIATLPIGYADGWTRDMQNFSVLVDGQLCPIVGRVSMDQITIRLPKLYPLGTKVTLIGSDGDKEITATDVAVYRGTINYEVVCLLSDRVPREYY, from the coding sequence ATGAAAACTAGTCCACATAGACCAACTAAAGCCCTCATCGATCTGGGAGCTATCCGCTACAATATCCAACAAATGGGAGCGCACATTCCCAAAGATACCCTCAAATGGGCAGTTGTAAAAGCCAATGCCTACGGACACGGAGCGGTAGCTGTTGCAACAGCCATTCAGGATGATGTTGACGGCTTTTGCGTTTCGAATATTGATGAAGCCATCGAACTCCGTCAGGTAGGTATCGCTAAGAAGATTCTTATTTTGGGAGTATCTGAGGTTGAATCTCTTTCACTGGCTAAGGAGTATGCCATTACCTTAACAGTGGCAGGATTGGGATGGGTCCAGAAACTCATAGCTACAGAGCCAGACTTAGCTGGTTTAACCGTTCACCTTAAGATTGACTCAGGTATGGGACGAATTGGTTTTAGAAGTGCAAGCGAGGCCGCACAAGCTCAAACTTTACTCAAGGAACATGGAGCAAATGTTGAGGGAATCTTTACCCATTTTGCAACTGCAGATGAAGAGTCAGATAGCTACTTTAAACAACAGTTGGAATGTTTCAAGGGAATAATCGCAGGCTTGCAAGAAGTCCCTGAACTAGTCCATGCGAGTAACTCCGCAACTACTTTATGGCATGCGGAAACGATTTTCAATGCTGTTCGCATGGGGGACTCTATGTATGGTCTCAATCCAAGTGGACAAGTTTTAGAATTGCCTTATGAACTAAAACCAGCCCTGACTTTGGGAACAGCCATCGTTCATGTCAAAACAGTAGAGGCTGGAGCTTGTATGGGCTACGGAGCGACCTATCAGGCAGACAGTGAACAAGTTATTGCCACCTTGCCAATCGGTTATGCGGATGGTTGGACACGAGATATGCAGAATTTCTCAGTGCTGGTGGATGGACAATTGTGCCCCATTGTAGGGCGTGTATCCATGGACCAAATCACCATTCGCTTACCTAAGCTTTACCCATTGGGTACCAAGGTAACTTTAATTGGCTCAGACGGTGACAAGGAGATTACTGCAACAGATGTGGCAGTCTACCGAGGAACGATTAATTATGAGGTAGTTTGTCTCCTCAGTGATCGAGTTCCAAGAGAATATTATTAA
- the recG gene encoding ATP-dependent DNA helicase RecG translates to MNLHQPLHVLPGVGPKSAEKYTKLGIENLQDLLLYFPFRYEDFKTKQVLELEDGEKAVLSGQVVTPASVQYYGFKRNRLRFSLKQGEVVFAVNFFNQPYLADKIELGATLAVFGKWDRAKASLTGMKVLAQVEDDLQPVYRLAQGISQAGLVKAIKTAFDQGLDLLIEENLPQSLLDKYKLMPRSQAVRAMHFPKDLAEYKQALRRIKFEELFYFQMQLQTLKSENKVDGSGLVLNWSQEKLTAVKEKLPFALTQAQEKSLQEILTDMKSDHHMNRLLQGDVGSGKTVVAGLAMYAAVTAGYQAALMVPTEILAEQHFESLENLFPDLKLALLTGSLKAAEKRMVLETIAKGGVDVIIGTHALIQDGVDYARLGLIIIDEQHRFGVGQRRILREKGENPDVLMMTATPIPRTLAITAFGDMDVSIIDQMPAGRKPIVTRWIKHEQLPQVLTWIEGEIQKGSQAYVISPLIEESEALDLKNAIALSEELTTHFAGKAKVALLHGKMKSDEKDQIMQDFKERKTDILVSTTVIEVGVNVPNATVMIIMDADRFGLSQLHQLRGRVGRGDKQSYAVLVANPKTDSGKDRMRIMTETTNGFVLAEEDLKMRGSGEIFGTKQSGLPEFHVADIIEDFPILEEARKVASYISSLPNWREDPEWHMIALHLEKKEYLD, encoded by the coding sequence ATGAATTTACATCAACCCTTGCATGTCTTGCCTGGTGTGGGACCAAAATCTGCAGAGAAATATACCAAACTAGGAATTGAAAACCTGCAAGACCTCTTGCTTTACTTTCCTTTCCGTTATGAAGATTTTAAGACCAAGCAGGTGCTAGAGCTAGAAGACGGTGAGAAGGCAGTCCTGTCTGGTCAGGTGGTGACGCCAGCTAGTGTTCAGTATTATGGTTTTAAGCGCAATCGCCTACGCTTTAGCCTCAAGCAGGGGGAGGTTGTGTTTGCCGTTAACTTCTTTAATCAACCCTACCTGGCTGATAAGATTGAGCTAGGAGCGACTCTAGCTGTCTTTGGCAAGTGGGATCGTGCTAAGGCTAGTCTAACAGGGATGAAGGTTTTAGCCCAAGTGGAGGACGACCTTCAACCAGTCTATCGTCTCGCACAAGGTATCAGTCAAGCAGGACTTGTTAAGGCCATCAAGACCGCCTTTGATCAAGGACTGGATCTCTTGATAGAGGAAAATCTCCCTCAGTCTTTGCTAGATAAATACAAACTCATGCCCCGAAGTCAGGCTGTGCGTGCCATGCATTTTCCTAAGGATTTGGCAGAATACAAGCAGGCTCTCCGTCGAATCAAGTTTGAGGAGCTCTTTTATTTCCAAATGCAATTACAGACCCTCAAGTCTGAAAATAAGGTTGATGGAAGTGGCCTGGTCTTGAATTGGTCCCAGGAAAAACTAACGGCAGTAAAAGAGAAGTTACCCTTTGCTCTGACCCAAGCCCAAGAAAAAAGCCTGCAAGAAATCCTAACAGATATGAAGTCGGACCACCACATGAATCGACTCTTACAAGGTGATGTAGGAAGCGGGAAGACAGTGGTTGCAGGTCTTGCCATGTATGCTGCTGTAACGGCTGGTTACCAGGCTGCCCTCATGGTTCCAACAGAGATTCTTGCAGAGCAGCATTTTGAAAGTCTAGAGAATCTCTTTCCTGATTTGAAATTAGCTCTCCTGACAGGTTCATTGAAAGCTGCAGAAAAACGCATGGTTTTGGAGACCATTGCCAAGGGCGGGGTAGATGTGATCATCGGTACCCATGCTCTTATACAAGACGGCGTGGACTATGCCCGACTCGGCTTGATTATCATCGACGAGCAACACCGTTTTGGAGTCGGGCAAAGGCGTATTTTACGTGAAAAAGGAGAAAATCCAGATGTCCTCATGATGACGGCAACTCCCATTCCACGAACCTTAGCCATCACAGCCTTTGGAGATATGGATGTTTCCATTATTGACCAGATGCCAGCTGGACGTAAACCGATTGTGACACGTTGGATTAAGCATGAGCAACTGCCACAGGTTTTGACTTGGATCGAGGGAGAAATTCAGAAAGGTTCTCAAGCCTATGTTATCTCTCCATTGATTGAGGAGTCTGAAGCTCTTGATCTGAAAAACGCTATTGCTTTGTCGGAGGAGTTAACAACTCATTTTGCTGGGAAAGCAAAAGTTGCGCTCTTGCATGGGAAGATGAAGAGTGATGAAAAAGACCAGATTATGCAGGATTTCAAAGAGAGAAAGACAGATATCCTGGTCTCTACAACGGTTATCGAGGTCGGGGTCAATGTTCCCAATGCGACAGTCATGATTATCATGGATGCTGACCGTTTCGGACTTAGTCAACTTCACCAGCTCAGAGGTCGTGTCGGTCGTGGGGACAAGCAGTCCTACGCAGTTCTAGTGGCCAATCCAAAAACTGATTCTGGGAAAGACCGCATGCGTATCATGACAGAAACGACCAACGGTTTTGTCCTTGCGGAGGAAGATTTGAAAATGCGAGGCTCTGGAGAAATCTTTGGGACCAAACAGTCGGGTCTACCAGAGTTTCATGTAGCTGATATCATCGAAGACTTCCCAATCCTTGAGGAAGCTAGAAAGGTAGCAAGCTATATCAGTTCTCTCCCTAACTGGCGAGAGGATCCAGAGTGGCACATGATTGCCTTACATCTAGAAAAGAAAGAATATCTGGATTAA
- a CDS encoding acetylxylan esterase produces MRNPALVEEMKTYKGRDEVPQDFDAFWDGEIDKVLVLPDYQLEERDFHIPNVKCYELTFKGTRDGLVYARVVLPKSDKKVPVIFHFHGYMGRCWDWTDMLAFTVAGYGVVSMDVRGQSGYSQDGLRSPLGNTVKGQIIRGAVEGKEQLFYKDVYLDIYQLIEIVASLPQVDEEQLASYGASQGGALALVAAGLNPRIKRTVAIYPFLSDFRRVLEIGNTSEAYDELFRYFKFHDPFHETEEQIMETLSYIDVKNLAHRIKGEVRMITGLDDDVCYPITQFAIYNRLTCEKSYRLMPEYAHEAMNVHVNDQVYNWLCGSEIPFAYVGH; encoded by the coding sequence ATGAGAAATCCAGCATTAGTAGAAGAAATGAAAACATATAAAGGAAGAGATGAAGTTCCACAGGATTTTGATGCTTTTTGGGATGGTGAGATTGACAAGGTTTTGGTCTTGCCAGATTACCAACTAGAGGAACGTGATTTTCATATTCCAAATGTTAAGTGCTATGAGTTAACCTTTAAAGGTACACGTGATGGCCTTGTCTATGCGCGTGTGGTCTTACCAAAATCAGATAAGAAAGTACCAGTTATTTTCCACTTCCATGGCTATATGGGACGTTGTTGGGATTGGACAGATATGCTAGCCTTTACCGTCGCTGGTTATGGGGTTGTATCGATGGATGTTCGTGGGCAATCTGGTTACTCACAAGATGGCTTGCGTTCGCCTCTCGGAAATACAGTTAAGGGGCAAATCATCCGTGGTGCAGTAGAAGGAAAAGAGCAACTCTTCTATAAGGATGTTTATCTTGATATTTATCAATTGATTGAGATTGTAGCTAGTCTCCCGCAAGTAGATGAAGAGCAGTTGGCTAGTTACGGAGCTTCGCAAGGAGGAGCGCTGGCTTTAGTGGCTGCAGGGCTCAATCCACGTATCAAGCGAACAGTTGCCATCTATCCATTCTTGTCAGACTTTAGACGAGTGCTAGAAATTGGCAATACCAGCGAAGCCTATGATGAACTCTTCCGTTATTTTAAGTTTCATGATCCATTCCATGAAACAGAAGAGCAGATTATGGAAACACTTAGCTATATCGATGTGAAAAACCTTGCCCATCGCATTAAAGGTGAGGTGAGAATGATTACAGGGCTTGATGACGATGTCTGCTATCCAATCACCCAGTTTGCCATTTACAATCGTTTGACTTGTGAAAAGAGCTATCGTCTCATGCCAGAATATGCCCACGAAGCTATGAATGTCCATGTCAATGACCAGGTTTACAACTGGTTGTGTGGTAGTGAGATTCCCTTTGCCTATGTAGGTCATTAA